In Procambarus clarkii isolate CNS0578487 chromosome 6, FALCON_Pclarkii_2.0, whole genome shotgun sequence, one DNA window encodes the following:
- the LOC138356236 gene encoding gastrula zinc finger protein XlCGF8.2DB-like, with protein MKPHQCPECGKVFTYLSHMKTHMLVLSGEKPHNCPECGKRFSRVGDMKTHMLVHSGEKPYSCPECGKRFSQLGHIKTRMMMHVDERPFECDECGKRFRDRRSIMRHMLVHTEERPFECDKCGRLFKSRKGIKAHMLVHLNDKPS; from the coding sequence ATGAAGcctcaccagtgtccagagtgtgggaaggtattcactTATCTttcacatatgaagactcacatgttagtgctttcgggtgaaaaacctcataattgtccagagtgtgggaagaggtttagTCGGGTTggagatatgaagactcacatgttagtgcattcgggtgaaaaaccttatagttgtccagagtgtgggaagaggttcagtcagcttggaCATATAAAGACTCGCATGATGATGCACGTTGATGAAAGACCTTTTGAGTGTGATGAGTGTGGCAAAAGGTTTAGAGATCGTCGCTCTATAATgcgtcacatgttagtacatacagaagaaaggccttttgagtgtgataaatgtggcagattatttaaatcacgtaaaggtatAAAagcacacatgttagtgcatttgaaTGATAAACCTTCATGA